The Fulvivirga ligni genome window below encodes:
- a CDS encoding ABC transporter permease, producing MLKNYLKIAFRNLIKQKVYALINVLGLAFGLACVILISLYISDEWSYDKFHKDAADIYRLEWHSDNSQTRTPHPMALAMKRDFPQVLEATSLTPLWGAGLTKRVFSIKNPEKDLVYDERDILGVDSTFFKVFDFKLIKGNKADVLRNVGGVLLSQSYAQKYFGDEDPIGKQLSIDDDKTLVMVEGVFEDVPSNSHFHFHILISYVTLKALEPGNKFYTWDDFGHFNYLKLKPGADAHELDEQLLVWFSKQVKLPDEDVARISKTNMHFQLTPLTDIHLKSHIRWELEPNGNVEYVYIMTTAAFLILLIASVNFMNISTAQSTERSKEIGVRKALGAYKSQVSLQFLGESLLTAAIAVIIAGLLAEVALPLFNYITGKQLETNYLHAPVYLFSMIGIGALVGLLAGLYPAVFLSSINTMVSLKGIEKIKPKGVGLRNVLVVLQFLISMVLISGSFIINDQLYFLENKDLGYDKNRILNIPLKNADLDNRFLALKTELEAVSGVQSVSGVSNVPGLQFNQHNIYPVGSPKNSINISELYTDESVISTMGLTLLDGRGFSRDILTDRDNALIINEKAANELGLSDPVGKEVMWEQVTGEAPKRHTIIGVVKDFNYQSLHETVKPLVFKYAEHYNYMLVKISNDDYQATLNDMAQVWSQFIDRFNFEYTVLSDDLSYQYQSEEQTAKIFSGFSIIAVFIACCGLFGLASLSFKRRMKEVGVRKVLGASVFSVLSLLLKDFSRLIIIAILIAAPFAWYLADNWLHNFTYKVEVNPLIFVLSGIALIIISWITLSYLTLKAAKANPVDVLKDE from the coding sequence ATGCTGAAAAATTATCTAAAAATCGCGTTTCGAAATCTGATCAAGCAAAAAGTATATGCCTTGATCAATGTTTTAGGGCTTGCTTTTGGTCTCGCTTGCGTTATTCTGATCTCTTTATACATTTCAGATGAGTGGAGCTATGATAAATTTCATAAGGATGCCGCTGACATTTATCGATTGGAATGGCATTCTGATAATTCTCAAACCCGAACACCTCATCCCATGGCTCTGGCCATGAAGCGCGATTTTCCTCAGGTATTGGAAGCTACATCGCTAACACCACTTTGGGGTGCAGGACTAACCAAGCGCGTTTTTTCCATTAAAAATCCTGAAAAAGATTTAGTTTATGATGAGAGAGATATCCTGGGTGTGGATAGTACTTTCTTTAAGGTTTTTGATTTTAAATTGATCAAAGGAAATAAGGCGGATGTACTTAGGAATGTGGGAGGAGTTCTTCTGTCTCAGAGCTATGCGCAGAAATATTTTGGCGATGAAGACCCCATCGGCAAACAACTTTCTATAGATGATGATAAAACTTTGGTAATGGTGGAAGGTGTGTTTGAAGACGTGCCCTCTAATTCTCATTTCCATTTTCATATACTCATTTCTTATGTCACCCTGAAGGCATTAGAGCCAGGCAATAAATTTTATACCTGGGATGATTTTGGGCATTTTAATTACTTGAAATTAAAGCCAGGAGCTGATGCCCACGAACTGGATGAGCAGCTTTTGGTGTGGTTTTCTAAGCAAGTAAAATTACCCGATGAGGACGTGGCTCGAATCTCTAAAACAAATATGCATTTCCAGCTGACTCCTCTTACTGATATTCATTTAAAATCACATATTAGATGGGAGCTGGAGCCAAATGGAAATGTTGAGTATGTGTATATCATGACCACTGCGGCATTCCTTATTTTGTTAATTGCTTCAGTTAATTTTATGAATATTAGCACGGCCCAGTCGACAGAGCGATCAAAGGAGATTGGTGTTAGAAAGGCTTTGGGAGCGTATAAAAGTCAGGTTTCATTACAGTTTTTGGGAGAATCCTTACTTACGGCGGCTATAGCAGTGATCATAGCGGGGCTTTTAGCTGAGGTGGCCTTGCCGTTATTCAATTACATTACTGGTAAACAGCTAGAAACCAATTATCTACATGCTCCAGTATATCTATTTTCAATGATAGGTATAGGTGCCTTGGTGGGCTTATTGGCTGGTTTGTACCCTGCCGTATTTCTTTCTTCAATCAATACTATGGTGAGTTTAAAAGGCATTGAGAAGATAAAGCCAAAGGGTGTAGGCCTTAGAAATGTGTTAGTGGTGCTACAGTTTTTAATAAGCATGGTTCTTATTAGTGGAAGCTTCATCATCAATGATCAGCTTTACTTTCTGGAGAATAAAGATTTAGGTTATGATAAAAATCGCATCCTCAATATTCCCTTAAAAAATGCTGATCTCGATAATCGATTTCTGGCCTTGAAAACGGAGCTGGAGGCAGTGTCTGGTGTGCAGTCTGTTTCCGGCGTAAGCAATGTTCCCGGTCTTCAGTTTAATCAGCACAATATTTATCCTGTAGGAAGCCCAAAGAACAGCATTAACATATCTGAGCTTTATACTGACGAGAGTGTCATAAGCACTATGGGGCTTACGCTTCTGGATGGAAGGGGTTTTTCAAGAGACATTCTAACGGATAGAGATAATGCTTTAATTATTAATGAAAAAGCGGCCAACGAGCTTGGTCTTTCTGATCCTGTCGGCAAAGAGGTAATGTGGGAGCAAGTGACCGGTGAGGCGCCAAAAAGACATACTATTATAGGTGTGGTAAAGGATTTTAACTATCAATCGCTTCATGAAACAGTAAAACCATTGGTTTTTAAATATGCTGAGCACTACAATTACATGCTGGTGAAGATTTCAAATGATGATTATCAGGCCACTCTTAATGACATGGCGCAGGTTTGGAGCCAGTTTATAGACCGTTTTAACTTTGAGTACACTGTGCTTTCTGATGATCTCTCTTATCAGTATCAATCTGAAGAGCAGACTGCTAAAATCTTCAGTGGCTTTTCCATCATCGCTGTATTTATTGCCTGCTGTGGCCTGTTTGGCTTGGCTAGTTTATCATTTAAGCGAAGAATGAAAGAAGTGGGCGTAAGAAAGGTACTCGGGGCCAGTGTGTTTTCAGTGCTATCGCTTTTATTGAAAGACTTTTCCAGGCTCATAATAATCGCTATTCTTATTGCAGCTCCTTTTGCCTGGTATTTAGCTGATAACTGGCTTCATAATTTCACCTACAAGGTAGAGGTAAATCCATTGATTTTTGTTCTATCAGGAATAGCTTTGATTATCATTTCATGGATAACACTTTCTTACCTTACTCTAAAAGCAGCAAAGGCTAATCCGGTGGATGTGCTGAAAGATGAATAG
- a CDS encoding ZIP family metal transporter yields MAINLLVLFFSAFAPGILALFVPQNQGNKYKLALVFAGAYLFAITIIHILPELFARSTDPITIGLYILVGFFVQQILEYFSAGAEHGHMHEHEGDHKHGKSSAIMVLIALSVHSFLEGSLLAHPSTIHAHHESMSLLAGIVLHKAPAAFALMSILLCHLKKRNTAIIFLLIFSLASPVGLFLGDYYVEGNAFSPKIFTILFAIVSGSFLHISTTIIFETNTSHSFNPKKLGVAIMGAFIAVAAELYF; encoded by the coding sequence ATGGCAATAAACCTTCTAGTTTTATTCTTTTCAGCATTCGCTCCCGGAATACTAGCATTATTTGTTCCTCAAAATCAAGGCAATAAATATAAGCTGGCACTGGTATTTGCAGGTGCATACTTGTTTGCCATTACCATCATTCACATTTTACCCGAGCTTTTTGCCAGATCCACTGATCCCATTACCATAGGGCTCTATATTTTGGTGGGCTTCTTTGTGCAGCAGATATTAGAATACTTTTCAGCTGGCGCAGAGCATGGCCATATGCACGAACACGAAGGTGATCATAAACATGGTAAATCCAGTGCTATTATGGTTTTGATAGCTCTTTCTGTGCACTCTTTTTTAGAGGGATCTTTGTTAGCTCACCCTAGCACCATTCATGCACACCATGAATCCATGTCATTACTAGCAGGAATAGTGCTGCACAAAGCCCCGGCGGCTTTTGCGCTGATGTCTATTTTGCTTTGTCATTTAAAGAAGAGAAACACTGCCATTATTTTCCTATTGATTTTCTCACTGGCATCTCCTGTTGGCCTGTTTTTAGGTGATTACTATGTTGAAGGAAACGCTTTTTCTCCGAAGATATTTACCATACTTTTTGCCATAGTAAGTGGTAGCTTCCTACACATTTCCACCACCATTATTTTTGAAACCAACACATCGCACTCTTTTAACCCTAAGAAACTAGGCGTGGCTATTATGGGAGCCTTCATTGCGGTGGCCGCAGAACTTTACTTTTAA
- a CDS encoding RNA polymerase sigma factor, with product MTKTELENHLKSLHQEAFLWARQSCNYNSDVANEVLQRVYLKILEGRAKYKGKSHIKTWLFSVIKYTAIDFQKSESKFLSLEVTDILNEEYSMPEGEGEDYEGLLKQLPDRQQEVLLLVFYHNLTLEEVAKVLNLGLGTVRTHYDRGKKKLKELIQNRYAYGR from the coding sequence ATGACGAAGACGGAGCTAGAAAATCATTTAAAATCCTTACATCAGGAAGCTTTTTTGTGGGCCAGGCAGAGCTGTAACTATAATAGTGATGTAGCCAACGAAGTGCTTCAAAGGGTTTACCTGAAAATATTGGAGGGCAGAGCTAAGTATAAAGGAAAATCTCATATTAAAACATGGCTTTTTTCGGTAATCAAGTACACTGCCATTGACTTCCAAAAAAGTGAAAGCAAGTTTTTAAGCTTAGAGGTAACCGACATTCTTAACGAAGAATATTCCATGCCCGAAGGAGAGGGAGAAGATTATGAAGGTCTTCTAAAACAACTCCCTGATAGACAGCAAGAAGTTTTGCTTCTGGTGTTTTATCATAACCTTACTCTCGAGGAAGTAGCCAAAGTCTTAAACTTAGGTTTAGGTACGGTACGTACGCACTACGACCGGGGAAAGAAAAAATTAAAAGAGCTGATTCAAAATAGATATGCATATGGAAGATGA
- a CDS encoding RNA polymerase sigma factor codes for MGSDIFFEKFVESNLRIINRICRAYASDSEEMKDYVQEVTIQLWKSYEKFKGDSQVSTWVYRVTLNVCLSLSKKGERRVKTVSALPNDVMPDAHDPKHEQLEKLYAGIKKLKDTERAILLLYLEDKSYKEIADILGITVTNVGAKVNRAKTQLKSIIL; via the coding sequence ATGGGATCTGATATATTTTTTGAAAAGTTTGTAGAAAGCAACTTGCGCATAATTAACCGTATCTGCAGGGCATACGCTAGTGACTCTGAAGAAATGAAGGATTATGTGCAGGAAGTGACCATCCAGCTATGGAAGTCTTACGAAAAGTTTAAAGGCGACTCGCAGGTTTCTACCTGGGTATATCGTGTTACGCTAAATGTGTGCCTTTCTTTATCTAAAAAAGGAGAGAGGAGAGTAAAAACTGTATCAGCACTACCTAATGATGTAATGCCCGACGCTCATGACCCCAAACATGAGCAACTAGAAAAGCTCTATGCTGGCATTAAAAAACTGAAAGACACCGAAAGGGCCATTTTATTATTGTACCTGGAAGATAAGAGCTACAAGGAAATAGCTGATATCCTGGGTATTACCGTGACAAACGTAGGAGCAAAAGTGAACAGAGCTAAAACACAATTAAAATCCATAATACTATGA
- a CDS encoding PadR family transcriptional regulator: MKETRLGEFEEVILLLVGILDDDAYAFKIAEEFESQTARSVSIGAVHSTLNRLSEKGFLNSEMGASSPERGGRRKRIYKITALGHRVLTEAKDFRVSLWNQFPGLANG, encoded by the coding sequence ATGAAAGAGACTCGTTTAGGAGAGTTTGAGGAGGTGATTTTGTTGCTGGTGGGAATTCTGGATGATGATGCCTATGCTTTTAAAATTGCAGAGGAATTTGAATCTCAAACGGCAAGATCGGTTTCCATAGGGGCAGTTCATTCTACACTGAACAGGCTTTCTGAAAAGGGCTTTCTTAATTCTGAAATGGGTGCTTCTTCTCCTGAAAGAGGAGGCAGAAGAAAGCGAATATATAAGATTACTGCATTGGGGCACAGGGTGTTGACAGAGGCGAAGGATTTTAGGGTTTCCCTTTGGAACCAATTTCCTGGTCTTGCCAATGGTTAA
- a CDS encoding Spy/CpxP family protein refolding chaperone, with the protein MKKVFTLLLFISISAITYGQDIFQQELFSADLVMKYRDEIKLSDKQESNIKKIHSEHMAKFNSLKWDMDALQVSMKKTLHNTEVDSEKSLQMLEKMLALESEAKKIRLDMLIQIKNQLSANQQTTLDKYRGENGLSSYDFITPISENPRVVVKVDGVQADAAPKYYIKSANGYKEIPSADGIDPSSIKSINVLKGESAIDQFGAAAKNGAIVIELKNLN; encoded by the coding sequence ATGAAAAAGGTATTCACATTATTGTTATTCATTTCAATCTCAGCCATTACTTACGGTCAGGATATATTTCAGCAAGAGCTTTTTAGTGCCGATCTGGTAATGAAATATCGCGATGAGATTAAACTTTCTGACAAGCAGGAAAGCAATATTAAAAAGATCCATAGTGAGCATATGGCTAAATTCAACTCTTTGAAATGGGATATGGATGCACTTCAGGTATCTATGAAAAAAACGCTTCATAATACAGAGGTAGATTCAGAGAAGTCTCTGCAGATGCTTGAAAAAATGCTTGCTCTTGAAAGTGAAGCCAAAAAAATTCGCTTGGATATGCTTATTCAGATAAAGAATCAACTATCTGCTAACCAGCAGACTACGCTGGATAAATATAGAGGTGAAAATGGGCTTAGTTCCTATGATTTTATAACTCCCATCAGTGAAAACCCAAGAGTAGTAGTAAAGGTAGATGGCGTTCAAGCTGATGCGGCTCCTAAATACTATATCAAATCAGCTAATGGCTATAAGGAAATACCATCAGCTGACGGTATTGATCCTAGCTCTATTAAAAGTATTAACGTACTAAAAGGAGAATCTGCAATTGATCAATTTGGTGCGGCAGCGAAAAATGGGGCAATAGTAATTGAGCTTAAGAATTTAAATTAG
- a CDS encoding FAD:protein FMN transferase, whose product MSLRYKNILYTVILLLAVFLVWKYRKSQQVPMGYLTGKTMGPITYNVKYFDPNTQHYQTQVDSLLKVFNQSLNTYIPESEISGFNRDSAFTFQLPFFYPVLKRSQEIYNMTSGAFDPTVMPVINAWGFGPEKEIKKDSAYLDSLMTFVGFNNIDFNEKQVWKKDRRAELDFSAVAKGYGVDEVAHYLEDKGIENLFVEIGGEVYAKGKNLQKDTFWSVGILDPNSDELNQFYYAIVTLENKAMATSGNYFNYHIIDSVKYGHTIDPTTGFPIVHSLLSASIFADDCMTADAVATACMVMGVEKSKAFFNEHPEMDAFLIYTDKDGNMQSYATPGIKDKIEKVEQ is encoded by the coding sequence ATGAGCCTCCGTTATAAAAACATCCTTTATACCGTAATTCTATTACTTGCGGTGTTTTTAGTTTGGAAATACAGAAAAAGCCAACAAGTTCCTATGGGTTATCTCACCGGTAAAACCATGGGACCCATAACCTACAATGTGAAGTATTTTGATCCTAATACTCAGCATTACCAAACTCAGGTAGATTCATTACTCAAGGTTTTTAATCAGTCATTAAACACCTACATACCGGAATCTGAGATATCTGGTTTTAACCGAGATTCCGCCTTCACCTTCCAGCTTCCGTTTTTCTACCCGGTACTCAAAAGAAGCCAGGAGATTTATAATATGACATCAGGGGCTTTCGATCCTACAGTAATGCCTGTGATCAATGCCTGGGGCTTCGGACCTGAGAAAGAGATCAAAAAAGATTCTGCTTATCTGGACTCACTCATGACATTTGTGGGGTTTAATAATATTGATTTTAACGAAAAGCAAGTCTGGAAAAAAGACAGAAGAGCCGAGCTGGACTTTAGCGCTGTAGCTAAAGGTTACGGAGTAGACGAAGTAGCTCATTACCTGGAAGATAAAGGCATTGAAAACCTGTTTGTAGAAATAGGTGGCGAAGTGTATGCTAAAGGAAAAAACCTTCAAAAAGACACTTTCTGGTCAGTTGGAATTTTAGACCCGAACTCTGATGAGCTCAACCAGTTTTACTATGCCATAGTAACCTTAGAAAATAAGGCTATGGCTACCTCAGGAAACTATTTTAACTACCACATTATTGATAGCGTAAAATATGGCCATACCATAGATCCAACCACAGGATTTCCAATAGTGCACTCACTCCTCAGCGCCTCTATTTTTGCTGATGATTGCATGACTGCCGATGCCGTAGCCACGGCCTGCATGGTAATGGGCGTAGAAAAATCAAAGGCCTTCTTTAACGAGCACCCGGAAATGGATGCCTTCTTAATATATACTGATAAAGACGGAAACATGCAATCCTATGCAACTCCGGGCATAAAGGATAAAATTGAAAAGGTAGAGCAATGA
- a CDS encoding SAM-dependent methyltransferase, giving the protein MTAVSKEWFGEWFNSPYYHILYKNRNLEEAQKFIDNLISHFKIDINHKVLDLACGKGRHSIYINKKGFDVVGVDLSAESIKYAKQFENEKLHFHIHDMREIFRKNEFDVILNMFTSFGYFKTEAENEQAICAVAAGLKPKGSFLMDFLNPHKVIKNLQPFHEKEIGGIHFKIRKKLSDDGFIIKYIEFSDEGRDYIFHEHVKVIYKESFLRYFSKAGLKTIQIFGDYDLNPYDKETSDRMIFVTQNAE; this is encoded by the coding sequence ATGACAGCAGTAAGCAAAGAATGGTTTGGAGAGTGGTTTAACTCACCTTATTATCATATTTTATATAAGAACAGAAATCTTGAAGAGGCTCAGAAGTTTATAGATAACCTGATCAGCCACTTTAAAATTGACATTAACCATAAGGTGCTTGACCTGGCTTGCGGTAAAGGAAGACACTCCATCTACATCAATAAGAAAGGCTTCGATGTGGTAGGTGTTGATTTATCTGCTGAGAGCATTAAGTATGCTAAGCAGTTTGAGAATGAAAAGCTGCATTTCCATATTCATGACATGCGTGAAATATTCAGGAAGAATGAATTCGACGTTATTCTGAACATGTTCACCAGCTTTGGCTATTTCAAAACTGAGGCTGAAAATGAGCAAGCCATTTGTGCTGTAGCTGCGGGCCTGAAGCCAAAAGGCAGCTTCCTTATGGACTTCCTTAACCCACATAAAGTAATTAAAAACCTACAACCTTTTCACGAGAAAGAAATTGGCGGAATTCATTTCAAGATTCGTAAAAAGCTAAGTGATGATGGCTTTATCATTAAATACATCGAGTTCTCAGATGAAGGTAGAGATTATATCTTCCACGAACATGTGAAGGTAATATACAAAGAGAGCTTCCTTCGCTATTTCTCTAAGGCTGGTCTCAAGACCATTCAGATATTCGGCGACTACGACCTTAACCCATATGACAAAGAAACTTCTGACAGAATGATCTTTGTTACGCAAAATGCTGAATAA
- the ruvB gene encoding Holliday junction branch migration DNA helicase RuvB, which yields MREDYLSAEGEGLNPAEKEIEKALRPLSFNDFTGQHKVVENIQIFVRAAQQRGESLDHVLLHGPPGLGKTTLSNIIANELETNIKITSGPVLDKPSDLAGLLTNLEDNDVLFIDEIHRLNPIVEEYLYSAMEDFRIDIMLDSGPSARSVQISLAPFTLIGATTRAGLLTSPLRARFGINARLEYYDAELLKTIVERSCGILNCPIHEDAAYEIARRSRGTPRIANNLLRRTRDFAQIKGDGTITKEIAKMALDALDVDEHGLDDMDNRILTTIIEKFKGGPVGISTIATACGDEAETIEEVYEPFLIQEGFIKRTSRGREATELAYKHLKLVPPNRTRGLFD from the coding sequence ATGAGAGAAGACTATTTAAGTGCAGAAGGAGAAGGGCTAAACCCGGCGGAAAAGGAAATTGAGAAGGCGCTTAGGCCTTTGAGTTTCAATGACTTTACCGGCCAGCATAAGGTAGTAGAGAATATTCAGATATTTGTGCGAGCTGCCCAGCAGAGAGGAGAATCTTTAGATCATGTGTTACTTCATGGCCCTCCCGGATTGGGTAAAACCACCCTTTCAAATATCATTGCTAATGAGCTTGAAACTAATATCAAGATCACCTCAGGGCCAGTGCTGGATAAACCCAGTGACCTGGCCGGTCTGCTCACCAACCTGGAAGATAATGATGTTCTTTTTATAGATGAGATTCACCGACTGAACCCTATCGTGGAGGAGTATTTATATTCTGCCATGGAGGATTTCAGAATAGATATTATGCTGGATTCCGGACCAAGCGCACGCTCGGTTCAAATTAGTCTGGCGCCTTTTACATTGATTGGTGCTACCACCAGAGCGGGATTGCTTACGTCACCGTTAAGAGCCAGGTTTGGTATAAATGCCAGGCTGGAATATTATGATGCCGAGCTTTTAAAAACCATAGTTGAGCGCTCGTGTGGTATTTTGAATTGTCCCATTCATGAAGATGCGGCCTATGAAATAGCTCGTAGAAGCCGTGGTACCCCGAGGATTGCCAATAATCTATTGCGAAGAACACGAGACTTTGCTCAGATCAAGGGTGATGGCACCATCACAAAAGAGATAGCCAAAATGGCCTTAGATGCTCTTGATGTAGATGAGCATGGTTTAGATGATATGGATAACCGTATTCTTACCACCATTATCGAAAAGTTCAAGGGTGGGCCTGTAGGTATTTCTACCATTGCAACGGCCTGTGGCGATGAAGCAGAAACTATTGAGGAGGTGTATGAGCCTTTTCTGATACAGGAAGGTTTTATAAAAAGAACCTCGCGTGGTAGGGAAGCTACTGAGCTGGCTTACAAGCACTTAAAACTAGTGCCTCCTAATAGAACTCGCGGACTGTTCGATTAA
- the queG gene encoding tRNA epoxyqueuosine(34) reductase QueG, translating to MQSKSERSHIIKKIAHDLGFMFCGIAKAEFLEEEAPRLEKWLKQNMHGKMSYMENHFDKRLDPTKLVPGAKSVVSLAYNYYPEQDLAQKDNFKVAKYAYGKDYHFVIKEKLKTFMDLVHEQVGAVDGRVFVDSAPVMERAWAAKSGVGWIGKNSLILRKQAGSFFFLSELIIDLELEYDGPVKDYCGTCTACMDHCPTDAIPEPTVIDSNKCISYLTIELKDEIPNDLQANMDDWIFGCDVCQDVCPWNRFSKPHQEPAFTPHSQLGQLDKKEWKELTREVFNEIFRKSAVKRTKFEGLKRNIEAADH from the coding sequence GTGCAGTCAAAAAGTGAAAGAAGCCACATTATTAAAAAAATAGCTCATGATCTGGGCTTTATGTTTTGCGGAATAGCCAAGGCAGAGTTTCTGGAAGAGGAAGCCCCACGTCTGGAAAAATGGCTGAAGCAAAATATGCATGGCAAAATGAGCTACATGGAAAATCACTTTGACAAGCGACTGGATCCTACCAAGCTGGTGCCTGGAGCAAAGTCTGTGGTGAGCCTGGCCTACAATTATTACCCAGAGCAAGACCTGGCTCAGAAAGATAATTTCAAGGTGGCCAAATATGCCTATGGTAAAGATTACCACTTCGTTATAAAAGAAAAGCTCAAAACCTTCATGGACCTTGTTCATGAGCAGGTAGGAGCTGTAGATGGCCGTGTATTTGTAGATTCTGCACCGGTCATGGAACGCGCCTGGGCAGCTAAAAGTGGTGTAGGATGGATAGGAAAAAACAGCCTTATTTTACGTAAACAGGCAGGTAGTTTTTTCTTTTTATCTGAGCTCATTATCGATCTGGAGCTGGAGTATGATGGACCTGTAAAGGACTACTGCGGCACCTGCACTGCCTGCATGGACCATTGCCCTACTGATGCTATTCCAGAGCCTACTGTTATAGATTCGAACAAATGCATTTCTTATCTCACCATAGAGCTTAAAGACGAAATCCCCAATGATCTGCAAGCTAACATGGATGACTGGATTTTCGGCTGTGATGTCTGTCAGGATGTCTGCCCATGGAATAGATTCTCTAAACCACATCAGGAACCAGCCTTTACCCCCCACAGCCAATTAGGCCAGCTGGATAAAAAAGAATGGAAAGAACTGACCAGGGAAGTATTCAATGAAATATTTCGAAAATCGGCTGTGAAAAGAACCAAATTTGAGGGCTTGAAGAGGAATATTGAGGCGGCAGATCATTAA